A genomic segment from Saprospiraceae bacterium encodes:
- a CDS encoding S1 RNA-binding domain-containing protein has product MKSQLVVAENYIKKGELMPAIDALYAFLETKRKNAYFKDVLIDLRLYQSKTKSLFRDFDKGLIDRQHYDLTLSKNCKGVIQIIESLKENEIEEDDIGFLKFSGETNSENNHTETLVKEEMKELEITLNRNFEDFNEIEKEKLILAIKELMGINGDLNIKIRKGSVKVIIDLPAGVAERLKDLVELGALADFDISKIEIKDVEPEDENILTNLPTSLVDVIDTINAISEIAGEKIYEEVVSEIENEELAKNRLISPIRRAKLLKAWENIVDSFKNDRIVIGTVISKTKGGLIVDCGGLEVFLPGSQIDVRPIVEYDEYIGKVMEFKVIKVVEEIKNAVVSHKKVIEGDLEE; this is encoded by the coding sequence ATGAAAAGTCAATTAGTAGTTGCTGAAAACTATATTAAGAAAGGAGAATTAATGCCTGCTATAGATGCGCTATATGCATTCTTAGAAACTAAGAGAAAGAATGCATATTTTAAGGATGTACTAATAGACTTGAGACTCTATCAATCAAAAACTAAATCCCTATTTAGAGATTTCGATAAAGGCCTAATCGATCGACAACATTACGATTTGACACTTAGTAAAAATTGTAAGGGAGTTATTCAAATAATTGAAAGTTTAAAGGAGAATGAAATAGAAGAAGATGATATTGGATTTTTAAAATTCTCAGGAGAAACAAATTCAGAGAATAATCACACTGAAACTTTAGTGAAAGAAGAAATGAAGGAATTGGAAATTACTCTTAATAGGAATTTTGAAGATTTCAATGAAATAGAAAAAGAAAAGCTAATTTTGGCCATTAAAGAACTAATGGGGATTAATGGGGACTTAAATATTAAAATTCGGAAAGGAAGCGTTAAGGTAATAATTGACTTACCAGCAGGAGTAGCAGAGAGATTAAAAGATTTAGTGGAATTAGGAGCTCTTGCCGATTTTGATATTTCAAAAATTGAAATTAAAGATGTCGAACCTGAAGATGAGAATATACTGACTAATTTACCAACTTCCCTAGTAGATGTAATAGATACCATAAATGCAATATCTGAAATTGCAGGGGAAAAAATATATGAAGAAGTAGTTAGCGAAATTGAGAATGAAGAATTAGCAAAAAACAGATTGATTTCACCAATACGTAGAGCAAAACTTTTAAAAGCCTGGGAGAATATTGTAGATTCTTTCAAGAATGATAGAATCGTAATAGGTACGGTAATTTCAAAAACCAAGGGTGGACTTATAGTAGATTGTGGTGGATTAGAAGTTTTTCTACCTGGTTCTCAAATAGATGTACGCCCAATAGTTGAATATGATGAATATATTGGAAAGGTTATGGAGTTTAAAGTTATTAAAGTAGTAGAAGAAATAAAAAATGCAGTAGTCTCTCATAAAAAGGTGATTGAGGGGGATTTAGAAGAATGA
- the ltrA gene encoding group II intron reverse transcriptase/maturase: MTSCLPALYSMVGHSAVLTGGIAWHFIRWDSVVYSVKSIQSRIVKAVRVGRWNKVKVLQGILRHSYAARLLAIRRVTENSGKRTAGIDKQLWDTPEAKFKAVNQLQQLGYQPLAVRRIKIPKSNGKWRPLGIPTMKDRTMQALHLLALDPISESLADPNSYGFRPHRSCADAIARCFSILAKPRAPVWILEGDISGCFDNISHGWLEKHIPSDKKILHKWLKAGYVEKEELFPSEKGTPQGSVVSPTMANMTLDGMEMAIDKAAKVKHWGRNLPKRRINPNHIHLVRYADDFIVTCTDRNMLEQLIQPAIEEFLSERGLSLSAEKTFITHIEKGFDFLGQNIKKYNGKLLIKPAKKNVKVFLDKVRVAIKEHRSAPAISVLQKLAPMIRGWAMYHRHIVAKQTFSKVDHEVWRMLWNWACRRHGNKSRMWIKQRYFMRYKGQDWTFAAKDKDGNLETIFKASSVKIQRHPKIRATANPYDEKDEAYFEQRIENQMFNKLEGKQMLRYLYERQKGCCVVCGCKITNETGWNAHHVIPKYLGGNWRGDNLILLHPVCHIQVHQNESVAAALTLSVTGA, translated from the coding sequence ATGACTAGTTGTCTTCCAGCGTTATATTCGATGGTTGGTCATAGTGCAGTTTTGACGGGGGGTATTGCATGGCACTTTATCCGCTGGGATAGCGTGGTGTACTCCGTAAAATCCATTCAGTCACGTATCGTAAAAGCAGTCAGAGTAGGTCGTTGGAATAAAGTCAAAGTACTGCAAGGTATATTGAGACATTCCTACGCTGCTCGTCTTCTGGCAATCAGAAGAGTCACCGAAAACAGCGGTAAAAGAACCGCTGGTATTGATAAACAATTATGGGACACCCCCGAAGCTAAATTTAAGGCAGTAAATCAATTGCAACAACTAGGCTATCAACCATTAGCTGTTAGACGGATTAAAATTCCAAAAAGTAATGGGAAATGGCGTCCTCTGGGTATTCCCACGATGAAAGATAGAACTATGCAAGCTTTACACTTACTTGCATTAGACCCTATTTCTGAATCGCTAGCAGACCCTAATTCCTACGGCTTCCGCCCTCATCGTTCCTGTGCAGATGCAATAGCAAGGTGCTTTAGTATATTGGCTAAACCTAGAGCTCCTGTCTGGATTTTGGAGGGAGATATATCTGGCTGCTTTGACAATATTTCGCATGGCTGGTTAGAAAAACACATTCCAAGCGATAAGAAGATATTGCATAAATGGCTAAAGGCTGGGTATGTTGAAAAAGAGGAGTTATTCCCTAGTGAAAAGGGTACACCACAAGGTTCGGTCGTTTCTCCTACGATGGCCAATATGACGCTTGATGGAATGGAAATGGCAATTGATAAAGCTGCTAAAGTAAAACATTGGGGCAGAAATCTCCCCAAAAGGAGAATCAACCCCAATCATATTCACTTAGTTCGATATGCTGATGACTTCATAGTAACTTGCACTGATAGAAATATGCTCGAACAACTTATCCAACCTGCTATCGAAGAATTCTTATCAGAAAGGGGTTTGAGCCTATCAGCTGAAAAGACTTTTATTACGCATATCGAAAAAGGCTTCGATTTTCTAGGTCAAAATATCAAAAAGTATAATGGTAAACTGTTGATAAAACCAGCCAAAAAGAATGTAAAGGTGTTCCTAGATAAAGTTAGAGTAGCAATAAAGGAGCACAGATCGGCCCCTGCAATATCGGTACTGCAAAAACTAGCCCCAATGATTAGGGGATGGGCGATGTATCACCGACATATTGTAGCTAAACAAACCTTCAGCAAAGTGGACCATGAGGTTTGGAGAATGCTTTGGAATTGGGCTTGTCGCCGCCACGGCAACAAATCCCGTATGTGGATTAAGCAAAGGTATTTTATGCGCTATAAAGGGCAGGACTGGACTTTTGCTGCCAAAGATAAAGATGGTAATCTAGAAACCATTTTTAAGGCTAGCAGTGTAAAAATTCAACGACACCCTAAAATCAGGGCTACGGCTAATCCTTATGATGAGAAGGACGAAGCTTACTTTGAGCAGCGTATCGAAAATCAAATGTTTAACAAACTAGAAGGGAAGCAAATGTTACGCTATCTTTATGAACGACAAAAAGGATGCTGTGTAGTATGTGGTTGTAAAATCACAAACGAAACAGGATGGAATGCTCACCATGTTATTCCTAAATACTTAGGTGGCAATTGGAGAGGAGATAACCTGATTTTACTACATCCCGTTTGTCATATTCAAGTTCATCAAAACGAATCGGTAGCTGCTGCGCTGACCTTAAGCGTTACAGGTGCTTGA
- a CDS encoding DUF4291 domain-containing protein: MEIQTIPYSEYLKEVPKTGYYILGQQTETEILVYQAFNNQIADYAIKNQRFGGNNYSFSRMTWIKPNFLWMMYRCGWAQKINQERVLGIWITKTGFTKILEESVYSSYKPEIYESKEKWKDELNKKNVRLQWDPDHDIYGEKRERRAIQLGLKNELVTDFNQNMSQKIIDLTEYVEESKSKIDKGKIESLSIPKETIFRTENEDLNNKLNLEKEHHT, from the coding sequence ATGGAAATACAAACTATACCATACAGCGAATATTTAAAAGAAGTACCGAAAACAGGATACTATATTTTGGGTCAACAAACTGAAACTGAAATTTTGGTTTATCAGGCATTCAACAACCAAATTGCTGATTACGCAATAAAGAATCAGAGATTTGGTGGAAATAATTACAGCTTTTCAAGGATGACTTGGATAAAGCCGAATTTTTTATGGATGATGTATAGATGTGGTTGGGCACAAAAAATAAATCAAGAAAGAGTATTAGGAATTTGGATAACAAAAACGGGATTCACTAAAATTTTAGAAGAATCAGTTTACAGTTCTTATAAACCTGAAATCTATGAATCGAAAGAAAAATGGAAAGACGAGTTGAATAAAAAGAATGTAAGATTACAATGGGACCCCGACCACGATATTTATGGAGAGAAGCGGGAAAGAAGAGCAATACAATTAGGGTTAAAGAATGAATTAGTAACTGATTTCAACCAAAATATGAGTCAAAAAATAATTGATTTGACCGAATATGTGGAGGAAAGCAAATCTAAAATAGATAAAGGTAAAATAGAGTCGCTATCAATACCAAAAGAAACAATTTTTAGAACTGAAAATGAAGATTTAAATAACAAATTGAACTTAGAAAAGGAACACCACACCTAA
- a CDS encoding DUF2911 domain-containing protein, with the protein MGNPSPQGNVQLNIGQTKLSVAYGRPSMRGRKIFGELVPFGKVWRTGAGATTKFSNTTSLNFNGVVIPKGTYNLFTVPENSEWTLIFNTEEEAWGSAYRSEFDFAKVPMKTTSLNEPVEMFTIELNQTIDGGELIMMWNKTKSTIEFTIDQ; encoded by the coding sequence ATGGGGAATCCATCTCCTCAAGGCAATGTTCAATTAAATATAGGGCAAACGAAATTATCTGTAGCTTATGGTAGGCCATCAATGCGAGGCAGGAAAATATTTGGTGAATTGGTACCTTTTGGAAAAGTTTGGAGGACTGGTGCGGGTGCCACAACCAAATTCTCTAATACCACATCTCTGAATTTCAATGGCGTCGTGATTCCAAAGGGAACATATAATCTGTTTACTGTACCTGAGAACTCAGAATGGACTTTAATTTTTAATACTGAAGAGGAAGCATGGGGATCAGCTTATAGATCAGAATTTGATTTTGCCAAAGTTCCAATGAAGACTACCTCGTTGAATGAACCTGTTGAAATGTTTACAATTGAGTTAAATCAAACTATCGATGGAGGCGAATTAATAATGATGTGGAATAAGACAAAATCTACAATTGAATTTACTATCGATCAATAA
- a CDS encoding GTPase, translated as MAKTFIASKSWLRRLAETLPFTKKNKKQNRALMEKQKIRIIKSYLSESKIEDAIELLMEITDGDELHKDIIVFSSRYHKVVRRENLGTIDDDKAQKEHSQIVFGLISTLNRIEKQLRSKKIEPTEKVTIEQDADYLKKFISKFKNKNIKITILGATGVGKTYTVNSLLGNPDGVIGHTYRGTFSPKVYDFEIESKHFNLYDLPGLGDFDDERFIPYYDKPIQDSDCFILVITPPRLLTSGVRSILEILLALLHKDARLEIGQGLYF; from the coding sequence ATGGCTAAAACGTTCATAGCCAGCAAAAGCTGGCTACGCCGTTTAGCCGAGACGTTACCTTTCACCAAAAAAAATAAAAAACAGAACCGAGCTTTAATGGAAAAACAAAAAATAAGAATAATTAAATCTTATTTGTCTGAATCAAAGATTGAGGATGCAATTGAATTACTGATGGAAATAACGGATGGTGATGAATTGCATAAAGATATAATTGTATTTTCTTCTCGATACCATAAAGTTGTTAGAAGAGAAAATTTAGGAACAATTGATGATGACAAAGCTCAAAAAGAACATAGTCAAATTGTTTTCGGATTAATCTCCACTCTGAATAGAATTGAAAAGCAATTAAGGTCAAAAAAAATTGAGCCTACAGAAAAAGTTACAATTGAACAAGATGCAGATTACTTAAAGAAGTTTATCTCGAAGTTCAAGAATAAAAATATTAAAATTACAATATTGGGAGCAACAGGAGTTGGGAAGACATATACTGTCAATTCGCTACTTGGAAATCCTGACGGGGTAATCGGTCATACCTACAGAGGAACTTTTTCACCTAAAGTCTATGACTTTGAAATAGAAAGCAAACATTTTAATCTATACGATTTACCAGGGCTTGGTGATTTTGATGACGAAAGATTTATACCTTATTATGATAAGCCAATTCAAGATTCGGATTGCTTTATTTTAGTTATTACTCCGCCAAGATTACTAACTTCGGGTGTGCGGTCAATTTTAGAAATTTTATTGGCGTTGTTGCATAAAGATGCGAGATTAGAAATAGGCCAAGGTTTGTATTTTTGA
- a CDS encoding adenylate kinase, which yields MKKERPPTWHTSVMLPNGRTPCMLDVTFNQKKRKNSTIKMQILVITGPPYSGKGTQCEILEETLKFKHISTGERIRAEKDNNTEIGQIMKEYEEKGMLVPDEIMEKLLTQIIVENEKKKGIIFDGYPRTSPQVDTLIQLLKENNKEINQVINIEVPKEELLKRAKERAKNSTRKDDKDEKTHIKRIEVFEANTKPAIEYFKSKINVDDIDGIGTIEEITNRIKSKLKKED from the coding sequence TTGAAAAAGGAACGCCCGCCAACATGGCATACATCGGTCATGCTCCCTAACGGTCGCACGCCGTGTATGCTGGACGTTACATTCAATCAGAAAAAAAGAAAAAACAGTACAATTAAAATGCAAATATTAGTAATAACAGGACCACCCTATTCAGGCAAAGGAACACAATGCGAAATTTTGGAGGAAACTCTTAAATTCAAACACATTTCTACTGGTGAAAGAATTCGTGCTGAGAAAGATAACAATACCGAAATTGGTCAAATAATGAAAGAGTACGAAGAAAAAGGGATGCTCGTTCCAGATGAAATAATGGAAAAACTGTTAACTCAAATAATAGTTGAAAACGAAAAAAAGAAAGGAATAATTTTCGACGGTTACCCAAGAACCTCGCCTCAAGTGGATACTTTAATTCAATTACTTAAAGAGAATAACAAAGAAATAAATCAAGTAATAAATATCGAAGTACCAAAAGAAGAACTGCTAAAAAGAGCAAAAGAACGAGCGAAAAATTCAACTCGAAAAGATGATAAAGATGAAAAAACTCACATAAAAAGAATCGAAGTTTTTGAGGCAAATACAAAACCTGCAATTGAGTATTTTAAATCAAAAATCAATGTGGATGACATCGACGGAATTGGAACGATTGAAGAAATCACAAATAGAATAAAAAGTAAATTAAAAAAAGAAGACTGA
- the ltrA gene encoding group II intron reverse transcriptase/maturase: MRWDSVVYSVKSIQSRIVKAVRVGRWNKVKVLQGILRHSYAARLLAIRRVTENSGKRTAGIDKQLWDTPEAKFKAVNQLQQLGYQPLAVRRIKIPKSNGKWRPLGIPTMKDRTMQALHLLALDPISESLADPNSYGFRPHRSCADAIARCFSILAKPRAPVWILEGDISGCFDNISHGWLEKHIPSDKKILHKWLKAGYVEKEELFPSEKGTPQGSVVSPTMANMTLDGMEMAIDKAAKVKHWGRNLPKRRINPNHIHLVRYADDFIVTCTDRNMLEQLIQPAIEEFLSERGLSLSAEKTFITHIEKGFDFLGQNIKKYNGKLLIKPAKKNVKVFLDKVRVAIKEHRSAPAISVLQKLAPMIRGWAMYHRHIVAKQTFSKVDHEVWRMLWNWACRRHGNKSRMWIKQRYFMRYKGQDWTFAAKDKDGNLETIFKASSVKIQRHPKIRATANPYDEKDEAYFEQRIENQMFNKLEGKQMLRYLYERQKGCCVVCGCKITNETGWNAHHVIPKYLGGNWRGDNLILLHPVCHIQVHQNESVAAALTLSVTGA, translated from the coding sequence ATCCGCTGGGATAGCGTGGTGTACTCCGTAAAATCCATTCAGTCACGTATCGTAAAAGCAGTCAGAGTAGGTCGTTGGAATAAAGTCAAAGTACTGCAAGGTATATTGAGACATTCCTACGCTGCTCGTCTTCTGGCAATCAGAAGAGTCACCGAAAACAGCGGTAAAAGAACCGCTGGTATTGATAAACAATTATGGGACACCCCCGAAGCTAAATTTAAGGCAGTAAATCAATTGCAACAACTAGGCTATCAACCATTAGCTGTTAGACGGATTAAAATTCCAAAAAGTAATGGGAAATGGCGTCCTCTGGGTATTCCCACGATGAAAGATAGAACTATGCAAGCTTTACACTTACTTGCATTAGACCCTATTTCTGAATCGCTAGCAGACCCTAATTCCTACGGCTTCCGCCCTCATCGTTCCTGTGCAGATGCAATAGCAAGGTGCTTTAGTATATTGGCTAAACCTAGAGCTCCTGTCTGGATTTTGGAGGGAGATATATCTGGCTGCTTTGACAATATTTCGCATGGCTGGTTAGAAAAACACATTCCAAGCGATAAGAAGATATTGCATAAATGGCTAAAGGCTGGGTATGTTGAAAAAGAGGAGTTATTCCCTAGTGAAAAGGGTACACCACAAGGTTCGGTCGTTTCTCCTACGATGGCCAATATGACGCTTGATGGAATGGAAATGGCAATTGATAAAGCTGCTAAAGTAAAACATTGGGGCAGAAATCTCCCCAAAAGGAGAATCAACCCCAATCATATTCACTTAGTTCGATATGCTGATGACTTCATAGTAACTTGCACTGATAGAAATATGCTCGAACAACTTATCCAACCTGCTATCGAAGAATTCTTATCAGAAAGGGGTTTGAGCCTATCAGCTGAAAAGACTTTTATTACGCATATCGAAAAAGGCTTCGATTTTCTAGGTCAAAATATCAAAAAGTATAATGGTAAACTGTTGATAAAACCAGCCAAAAAGAATGTAAAGGTGTTCCTAGATAAAGTTAGAGTAGCAATAAAGGAGCACAGATCGGCCCCTGCAATATCGGTACTGCAAAAACTAGCCCCAATGATTAGGGGATGGGCGATGTATCACCGACATATTGTAGCTAAACAAACCTTCAGCAAAGTGGACCATGAGGTTTGGAGAATGCTTTGGAATTGGGCTTGTCGCCGCCACGGCAACAAATCCCGTATGTGGATTAAGCAAAGGTATTTTATGCGCTATAAAGGGCAGGACTGGACTTTTGCTGCCAAAGATAAAGATGGTAATCTAGAAACCATTTTTAAGGCTAGCAGTGTAAAAATTCAACGACACCCTAAAATCAGGGCTACGGCTAATCCTTATGATGAGAAGGACGAAGCTTACTTTGAGCAGCGTATCGAAAATCAAATGTTTAACAAACTAGAAGGGAAGCAAATGTTACGCTATCTTTATGAACGACAAAAAGGATGCTGTGTAGTATGTGGTTGTAAAATCACAAACGAAACAGGATGGAATGCTCACCATGTTATTCCTAAATACTTAGGTGGCAATTGGAGAGGAGATAACCTGATTTTACTACATCCCGTTTGTCATATTCAAGTTCATCAAAACGAATCGGTAGCTGCTGCGCTGACCTTAAGCGTTACAGGTGCTTGA
- the istB gene encoding IS21-like element helper ATPase IstB, which translates to MKNVSLQRMKQLKLIGMANAYEAILGLPINQQPEAHQLLATLLDAEHDNRSNKKMQMFVRLSKLRYQATLPDIDCDQQRNLSKEKLLKLADCSYIQRGENILITGATGCGKSYLACALGHQACVLGHRTLYFNMNRLTEQIALARTDGSLLKWLDRIKKAALIIFDDFGLQPITPAIKLILLQILEDRYEAAATLICSQLPVNKWYEYFDEPTLADAILDRIIPKAHRIDLKGNSLRKPAKSLS; encoded by the coding sequence ATGAAAAATGTATCCCTGCAAAGGATGAAGCAACTCAAATTAATCGGAATGGCCAATGCTTATGAGGCTATATTGGGCTTGCCTATCAACCAGCAACCCGAAGCACATCAACTCTTGGCTACCCTGCTAGATGCAGAGCATGACAACCGGTCTAATAAAAAAATGCAAATGTTTGTAAGACTCAGCAAACTCCGATATCAAGCCACTTTACCTGATATTGATTGCGATCAACAGCGAAATCTAAGTAAAGAAAAACTCCTCAAATTAGCCGATTGCTCCTACATCCAAAGGGGAGAAAATATCCTCATCACCGGGGCAACCGGTTGTGGTAAATCCTATCTGGCATGTGCCCTAGGTCATCAAGCTTGCGTCTTAGGTCACAGAACCCTCTACTTCAACATGAATCGATTAACCGAACAAATTGCCCTGGCAAGAACCGATGGATCACTCCTCAAGTGGTTGGACAGAATTAAAAAAGCAGCACTCATTATCTTTGATGATTTTGGTCTACAACCCATTACACCAGCCATCAAACTGATCCTCTTACAAATACTCGAAGACCGATACGAAGCAGCAGCTACTTTAATCTGCTCACAACTACCCGTCAACAAGTGGTATGAATATTTTGATGAACCTACTTTAGCTGATGCTATTTTGGATAGAATTATTCCTAAAGCACATCGAATAGATTTGAAAGGAAATAGTTTAAGAAAACCAGCAAAAAGTTTATCTTAA
- a CDS encoding IS5 family transposase, which translates to MAKVISKGAKNQETAEKKKYRVKNWSSYNQALVGRGNITLWFDESLAQVWHHDGPDQQGAQFVYSDECILALLELKAVFRLGYRQLQGFTNSLLRLLRLDLSAPSYSQICRRAQQLDVDIKAAKSTGPMYIVFDSTGLKVFGEGEWKVRKHGYNKRRTWRKLHLGVDESTGFIHAQVLTKNGEGDGDSQQFADLLEQVQSPVDRVSGDGAYDSFDIWDLLIIKDIEGHIPPQENAVYKVDSQGNPMDHPRNHILDQIAEKGIKQWKQDSGYHRRSLSETTMFRFKAIYGPELYSRNLSSQKVEAAVKIRCLNKMTAQGMPISKVI; encoded by the coding sequence ATGGCAAAAGTAATATCAAAAGGGGCTAAGAATCAAGAGACGGCAGAAAAAAAGAAGTATCGAGTAAAGAATTGGAGTAGCTATAACCAAGCTTTGGTAGGGCGAGGCAACATTACCCTATGGTTTGATGAAAGTTTAGCCCAAGTATGGCATCATGATGGACCAGATCAGCAAGGCGCCCAATTTGTGTACTCAGATGAATGTATATTAGCTTTGTTGGAATTGAAGGCTGTCTTTAGATTAGGTTATCGTCAATTACAGGGTTTTACGAATTCCTTATTGCGATTACTTAGGCTTGATTTATCGGCTCCTAGCTATAGTCAAATATGTCGAAGAGCCCAGCAATTAGATGTAGATATTAAGGCTGCTAAATCAACTGGGCCGATGTATATCGTATTTGATTCTACGGGCTTGAAGGTGTTTGGAGAAGGAGAATGGAAGGTTCGTAAACATGGCTATAATAAACGACGAACTTGGCGTAAGCTGCATTTGGGAGTGGATGAATCCACTGGCTTTATTCATGCACAGGTACTGACAAAAAATGGAGAAGGAGATGGTGATTCTCAACAGTTCGCCGATCTACTGGAGCAAGTACAAAGTCCAGTAGATAGAGTAAGTGGGGATGGAGCCTATGACAGCTTTGATATCTGGGATTTATTGATAATTAAGGACATTGAGGGACATATCCCTCCACAAGAAAATGCTGTGTATAAAGTAGATTCTCAGGGTAACCCGATGGACCATCCACGTAATCACATTCTAGATCAAATTGCGGAAAAGGGGATAAAGCAATGGAAACAGGATAGTGGGTATCATCGTAGAAGTCTCTCTGAAACGACTATGTTTAGGTTCAAGGCCATTTATGGCCCAGAATTATACTCTAGAAACCTCAGCAGTCAGAAAGTCGAAGCAGCCGTCAAAATTAGATGTTTGAATAAAATGACAGCCCAAGGTATGCCTATTTCAAAAGTTATTTGA
- a CDS encoding ATP-binding protein gives MKKFDLNIEKILENWEPFHAVRELIANALDEQILTKTREIEIRKENGNWLIRDYGRGLNYKHLTQNENQEKIRSTKVIGKFGIGLKDALATLDRNKIPIRIISKHGEITLTKSNKEGFSDITTLHALIQDSVNKDFSGTLIEIIGIDDEDIEKAKKLFLRFSGEEVIESTTRGQIVRKTGKIANIYINGVKVAEEENFLFSYNITSLNASIKKALNRERTNVGRSAYTDTIKRLLLSSNSTEVAEQLGADLKNINIGNSGDEIQWIDVQEHAVKILNQSGKYLFITPFDSMKYPDMIDEAKNNGYSIITITENLKRKIEGSEDLSGNPIVDLGQFLSNYNDSFEFNFVEYEQLKENEKRVYDLMPRIIEIFGGMPRKVKEIKISSTMRKDLFANSLTLGCWDNKSKSIVLMRKLLGSTAKFSGTLIHELVHAKTGYDDVTREFETELTNCIGRITEMILDEE, from the coding sequence ATGAAGAAATTTGACCTCAACATTGAGAAAATCCTTGAAAACTGGGAGCCTTTTCACGCAGTCCGAGAATTAATTGCCAATGCTTTGGATGAGCAGATTTTGACAAAGACTCGTGAAATCGAAATCAGAAAAGAAAATGGAAATTGGCTTATAAGAGATTACGGTAGAGGATTGAACTACAAGCATTTAACCCAAAACGAAAATCAAGAAAAAATAAGAAGCACAAAAGTAATTGGCAAATTTGGTATAGGACTAAAAGATGCCTTGGCAACCCTTGACAGAAATAAAATACCAATAAGAATAATATCAAAGCATGGAGAAATCACATTGACAAAGTCAAATAAAGAAGGATTTAGCGATATAACAACTTTACATGCCCTAATTCAAGATTCAGTCAACAAAGACTTTTCTGGAACACTGATAGAAATAATAGGCATTGATGATGAAGATATAGAAAAAGCAAAAAAATTATTCCTTCGTTTCTCTGGAGAAGAAGTTATCGAAAGTACCACAAGAGGGCAGATAGTCAGAAAAACGGGAAAAATCGCAAACATTTATATAAATGGAGTAAAAGTCGCCGAAGAAGAAAATTTCCTTTTTAGCTATAATATCACGTCTCTAAATGCTTCAATAAAAAAGGCACTAAACAGAGAAAGAACGAACGTTGGAAGAAGTGCATATACTGACACAATAAAAAGACTTTTGTTATCATCAAATTCAACTGAAGTTGCGGAACAATTAGGGGCAGACTTAAAGAATATAAATATCGGAAATTCAGGTGACGAGATACAATGGATTGATGTTCAGGAACACGCAGTTAAAATCCTAAATCAAAGTGGAAAATATTTGTTTATTACTCCTTTTGATTCCATGAAGTACCCCGATATGATTGATGAAGCGAAAAATAATGGATATTCTATCATTACAATTACCGAAAATTTAAAAAGAAAAATCGAAGGTAGTGAAGATTTGTCCGGAAACCCGATAGTTGATTTGGGGCAATTCTTATCGAATTACAATGATAGCTTTGAATTTAATTTCGTTGAATACGAACAGCTTAAAGAGAATGAAAAAAGAGTTTACGATTTAATGCCGAGAATAATTGAAATTTTTGGAGGGATGCCACGAAAGGTCAAAGAAATCAAAATCTCAAGTACAATGAGAAAAGATTTGTTTGCCAATAGTTTAACTCTGGGATGCTGGGACAATAAATCAAAATCCATTGTATTGATGAGGAAATTGCTTGGGTCAACAGCGAAGTTTTCAGGAACTCTAATTCATGAACTGGTACATGCTAAAACTGGATATGATGATGTGACAAGAGAATTTGAAACAGAATTAACAAATTGTATAGGCAGGATTACGGAAATGATTTTAGACGAGGAATAA